One segment of Comamonas thiooxydans DNA contains the following:
- a CDS encoding xanthine dehydrogenase family protein subunit M produces the protein MLLTHPSSPQAAQALARKLGNAACFIAGGTLLQQSWAEPRLAPSATHFINVMHWPEMQQISLGPQYLHIGAGMRLEAVRRHPWVQQHAPVLVQALAQLGAMGIRHLGTLGGNIGWGEGDCCPVLLAMDAQVELTDGNLQSLAQTLKLIDRPLMLSFLLPRSDVMEPRPLVFEKVGYRAAFSPARLRMALRWSDAQKRLSLDRIAAAAPGIGVHRLQATEKLLSYAQELQIRPSLGDIRTTCEQSLPPDLARIASRLIAGHCGLLA, from the coding sequence ATGCTGCTCACCCATCCCTCGTCACCCCAGGCCGCGCAGGCCCTGGCCCGCAAGCTCGGCAATGCCGCCTGCTTCATCGCCGGGGGCACGCTGCTGCAGCAGTCATGGGCAGAGCCTCGTCTGGCGCCATCGGCCACGCATTTCATCAATGTGATGCACTGGCCCGAGATGCAGCAGATCAGCCTCGGCCCGCAATACCTGCACATCGGTGCAGGCATGCGGCTGGAGGCCGTCCGCCGTCACCCCTGGGTGCAGCAGCACGCGCCCGTGCTCGTCCAGGCCCTGGCTCAGCTCGGGGCCATGGGGATACGCCACCTGGGCACCCTGGGCGGCAATATCGGCTGGGGCGAAGGCGACTGCTGCCCGGTATTGCTGGCCATGGATGCGCAGGTCGAGTTGACGGACGGCAACCTGCAGTCGCTGGCGCAGACGCTCAAGCTCATAGACCGGCCTCTGATGCTGTCCTTCCTGCTGCCGCGCAGCGATGTGATGGAGCCCCGGCCACTGGTGTTCGAGAAGGTCGGCTATCGCGCGGCATTCTCCCCCGCGCGCCTGCGCATGGCCTTGCGCTGGAGCGATGCACAAAAGCGCCTGAGCCTGGACCGCATTGCGGCGGCAGCCCCGGGCATAGGCGTGCACCGCCTGCAAGCCACGGAAAAGCTGCTGAGCTATGCGCAGGAGCTGCAGATCCGCCCCTCCCTCGGCGATATACGCACCACCTGCGAGCAAAGCCTGCCTCCCGATCTGGCCCGGATTGCCAGCCGCCTGATTGCCGGACATTGCGGGCTGCTGGCCTGA
- a CDS encoding nucleoside deaminase, whose amino-acid sequence MTDQNFPPQGLTPSAEQIQRNLRRAQAVAQRATQMGHHPFGAVLVGPDQETVLMEQCNIDTVNHAESTLARMAATNYTAEFLWSCTLYTNVEPCCMCAGTAYWANIGRIVFGMTEHRLLECTGSHGENPTMSVSSRYVFDHCQKAVELIGPVPEMEAEIAAQQQVFWAQR is encoded by the coding sequence ATGACAGACCAGAACTTCCCCCCTCAGGGCCTGACGCCCTCTGCCGAACAAATCCAGCGCAATCTGCGTCGCGCTCAGGCCGTGGCCCAGCGCGCCACGCAAATGGGCCACCACCCCTTCGGCGCCGTGCTGGTGGGCCCCGATCAGGAGACAGTGCTCATGGAGCAGTGCAATATCGACACCGTCAACCACGCGGAATCGACCCTGGCGCGCATGGCGGCCACCAACTACACAGCCGAGTTTCTCTGGAGCTGCACGCTCTACACCAATGTGGAGCCCTGCTGCATGTGCGCCGGTACGGCCTACTGGGCCAATATCGGCCGCATCGTGTTCGGCATGACCGAGCACCGCCTGCTGGAATGCACGGGCAGCCATGGCGAGAACCCGACCATGAGCGTCTCTTCGCGCTATGTCTTCGACCATTGCCAGAAGGCCGTGGAGCTGATCGGCCCCGTGCCCGAGATGGAGGCCGAGATCGCCGCCCAGCAGCAAGTCTTCTGGGCGCAGCGCTGA
- a CDS encoding xanthine dehydrogenase family protein molybdopterin-binding subunit → MEFLTPHHIRELGLEALPVRPDATAKLGGNPGFLSDRIQPGQLRGAILGSPHPHARILRIDTSAAQALTGVHAVVTHADIPGIKHYGLRKVDRPVLCIDKVHHVGDPVAAVAAVDMETARQALALIRVEYELLPPVCDPVTALDGTAATEQPVHQDGNLLHACSHRQGDMSAARAATVHRVQDSYVTPRQMHAFLETEGGVAEPDGAGGLRLFFGGHNPARDKQVIADMLGLPHDKVHAVGTPVGGSYGGKDELTIQPIAALLSWKAQRPVRLHLTRPQSVDLGVKRHPMQIDMQTGCDAQGRLTYHQVQIVADTGAYATHGPEVLDAALEHAPGPYRYLALDLGARLAYTNNGIAGAFRGFGAVQVQFALEQQMDRLAALVGMTADAFRALNLAAPEAPGPLGQHVVPFDGSQRALDVARQQALWRGPHRWASADGRHLHGVGLTLIHRSDGFGKGGPSDCRMELALAADGAIELRCGFTELGQNLVGTIQSLGAQHLGCAADAIRPVLGDTRLTPDSGPVAASRATTLVWRALQEVARPWQQALLLSAARLLPDVPLRCGARGLESAAGLCLSYADLARASGEQAPCISIDLRADDPEGNAHDTHFVFGACAAIAQVRVDTWSGMVQVQRLVMCTALGPVASAQGYLGQMEGGALMGLAMGTQEELTCLDGHYQARNLDSYLIPTLADAPDMQVLAIENLPKGDPIGPRGAGEISVNLALPAVANALATALQHPITQLPMTPERVIALLEVGAESSTP, encoded by the coding sequence ATGGAATTTCTCACTCCTCATCACATCCGCGAGTTGGGCCTGGAGGCTTTGCCGGTCCGGCCTGATGCCACGGCCAAGCTTGGCGGCAACCCGGGCTTTCTGAGCGACCGCATTCAGCCGGGTCAGCTGCGCGGCGCGATTCTCGGCAGCCCTCATCCCCATGCGCGCATTCTGCGCATCGATACCAGCGCCGCCCAAGCCCTGACAGGCGTCCATGCCGTGGTCACCCATGCCGATATCCCCGGCATCAAGCACTATGGCTTGCGCAAGGTGGATCGGCCCGTGCTCTGCATCGACAAGGTGCACCATGTGGGTGACCCGGTCGCCGCCGTTGCGGCCGTGGACATGGAGACGGCGCGGCAGGCTCTGGCACTGATCCGCGTCGAATACGAACTCCTGCCCCCTGTCTGCGACCCGGTCACCGCCCTTGACGGGACAGCGGCCACCGAGCAGCCGGTCCATCAGGACGGCAATCTGCTGCATGCCTGCAGCCATCGTCAGGGCGACATGTCTGCGGCCCGGGCAGCCACCGTGCACCGGGTGCAGGACAGCTATGTCACGCCGCGCCAGATGCATGCCTTTCTCGAGACCGAAGGCGGTGTGGCCGAGCCCGATGGCGCGGGCGGCCTGCGCCTGTTCTTCGGCGGCCACAACCCCGCGCGGGACAAGCAGGTCATCGCAGACATGCTGGGCCTGCCGCACGACAAGGTTCATGCCGTAGGCACGCCCGTGGGCGGCTCCTACGGCGGCAAGGACGAGCTGACGATTCAACCCATCGCGGCCCTGCTGTCCTGGAAGGCGCAACGCCCCGTGCGACTGCACCTGACACGTCCGCAATCGGTGGATCTGGGCGTCAAGCGCCATCCCATGCAGATCGACATGCAGACCGGCTGCGACGCACAGGGCCGGCTCACCTACCACCAGGTGCAGATAGTGGCCGACACCGGGGCCTACGCCACGCATGGCCCCGAGGTGCTGGATGCCGCGCTCGAGCATGCCCCCGGCCCCTACCGGTATCTGGCACTGGACCTCGGCGCCAGGCTGGCCTATACGAACAACGGCATCGCCGGTGCGTTCCGCGGCTTCGGCGCCGTGCAGGTGCAATTTGCACTCGAGCAGCAGATGGACAGGCTGGCTGCGCTGGTCGGCATGACAGCTGACGCGTTTCGCGCCCTCAATCTTGCCGCTCCCGAGGCCCCCGGCCCGCTGGGCCAGCATGTCGTGCCGTTTGACGGCTCCCAGCGCGCGCTCGATGTCGCCCGCCAGCAGGCGCTGTGGCGCGGGCCGCATCGCTGGGCCAGCGCGGACGGCCGCCATCTGCACGGCGTGGGCCTCACATTGATCCACCGCAGCGACGGCTTTGGCAAGGGCGGCCCCAGTGACTGCCGCATGGAGCTGGCCCTGGCCGCCGACGGTGCGATTGAGCTGCGCTGCGGCTTTACCGAGCTGGGACAGAATCTGGTCGGAACCATACAGAGCCTGGGAGCGCAGCATCTGGGCTGTGCTGCCGACGCCATCCGGCCGGTGCTGGGCGATACCCGGCTGACGCCCGACTCGGGCCCGGTGGCCGCATCGCGCGCCACCACGCTGGTATGGCGCGCCTTGCAGGAGGTGGCCCGGCCCTGGCAGCAAGCCCTGCTCCTGAGCGCCGCAAGGCTGCTGCCTGATGTCCCTCTGCGCTGCGGCGCACGGGGCCTGGAAAGCGCTGCGGGCCTGTGCCTCAGCTACGCCGATCTGGCAAGGGCATCGGGCGAACAAGCGCCCTGTATCTCCATCGACCTGCGCGCCGATGACCCGGAGGGCAACGCGCATGACACCCACTTCGTCTTCGGAGCCTGCGCCGCCATTGCCCAGGTACGCGTCGACACCTGGAGCGGCATGGTCCAGGTGCAGCGGCTGGTGATGTGCACGGCGCTGGGCCCCGTGGCATCGGCTCAGGGCTATCTGGGCCAGATGGAGGGCGGCGCCCTCATGGGCCTGGCCATGGGCACACAGGAGGAGCTGACTTGCCTGGACGGCCACTACCAAGCGCGCAACCTCGACAGCTATCTGATCCCCACGCTGGCCGATGCCCCTGACATGCAGGTGCTGGCGATCGAGAACCTTCCCAAGGGCGACCCCATAGGCCCGCGCGGAGCCGGCGAAATCAGCGTCAATCTGGCCCTGCCCGCAGTCGCCAATGCACTGGCCACCGCACTGCAGCACCCCATCACGCAACTGCCCATGACCCCGGAGCGCGTGATCGCGCTGCTGGAAGTGGGCGCGGAGTCCTCCACACCATGA
- the hemH gene encoding ferrochelatase, whose translation MPSRFAPEPRFRHDQSARTGILLCNLGTPAAPTAAAVRPYLAEFLGDDRVVEIPKLAWWPILHGIILRTRPAKSAAKYATVWHEKDGSPLLHWTTRQATLLRGWLGERGHNVLVLPAMRYGTPSIAAQLDALKKDGVTRILILPLYPQYSGTTTASVFDAVYDWARTQRHIPELRFVNRYHDDAGYIEALAQRIEAHWRGHGRGDKLVMSFHGVPERTLHLGDPYHCESHKTARLLAERLKLASDQYLVTFQSRFGKAKWLEPYTEPSLIAMAQAGTRRVDVVCPGFTSDCLETLEEIKQEAREAFLHAGGQQFEYIDCLNDSAPWITALSDIAQQHMQGWPTGREDDAQLNARARHAKAAGAPQ comes from the coding sequence ATGCCATCACGCTTTGCGCCCGAACCCCGCTTCCGTCACGATCAATCCGCACGCACCGGCATCCTGCTGTGCAATCTGGGCACGCCGGCCGCACCCACGGCTGCGGCAGTGCGCCCTTATCTGGCGGAGTTTCTCGGTGACGATCGTGTGGTCGAGATTCCCAAGCTCGCCTGGTGGCCGATTCTGCACGGCATCATCCTGCGCACCCGTCCGGCCAAGTCGGCTGCCAAGTACGCCACCGTCTGGCATGAAAAAGACGGCTCCCCGCTGCTGCACTGGACCACGCGCCAGGCCACCTTGCTGCGCGGCTGGCTGGGCGAGCGCGGCCACAATGTACTGGTGCTGCCGGCCATGCGCTACGGCACGCCATCCATCGCGGCCCAGCTGGATGCGCTCAAGAAAGACGGCGTGACGCGCATCCTGATTCTGCCGCTGTACCCGCAGTACTCGGGTACGACCACGGCCAGCGTGTTCGATGCCGTCTACGACTGGGCCAGGACCCAGCGCCATATTCCCGAGCTGCGTTTTGTCAATCGCTACCACGACGATGCCGGCTATATCGAAGCGCTGGCACAGCGCATAGAAGCCCACTGGCGCGGCCACGGCCGCGGGGACAAGCTGGTCATGAGCTTTCATGGCGTGCCGGAGCGCACCTTGCATCTGGGCGACCCCTATCACTGCGAGTCGCACAAGACGGCACGCCTGCTGGCCGAGCGGCTCAAGCTCGCCTCCGACCAGTATCTGGTGACCTTCCAGTCGCGCTTTGGCAAGGCCAAATGGCTGGAGCCCTATACCGAGCCCTCGCTGATTGCCATGGCTCAGGCCGGCACCCGGCGCGTCGATGTGGTCTGCCCCGGCTTCACCAGCGACTGCCTGGAAACGCTGGAGGAAATCAAGCAGGAAGCGCGTGAAGCCTTTTTGCATGCGGGCGGCCAGCAGTTCGAATACATAGACTGCCTCAACGACAGCGCCCCCTGGATTACCGCGCTCAGCGATATTGCCCAGCAGCATATGCAAGGCTGGCCCACCGGGCGCGAGGACGATGCCCAGCTCAATGCCCGCGCCCGGCACGCCAAGGCGGCGGGCGCGCCGCAGTAG
- a CDS encoding LysR family transcriptional regulator has protein sequence MHIHARSIRYFDMIRRCGSIREAARHLHVASSAVNRQLLQLEDEIGSPLFERLSSGLRLTAAGEVFSRHVITVLQDEHRLSTELELLRGVRRGSVSVAAVEGLNADLMPAVLTQMHRRYPTIQIHVRTCGSQQAAQAVIQGDADVGIGFSVKRHDNLRQCTMGRFALGAIVPPKHPIAQLERVDFAQCATFPLILPTPELSMHDLLQPLLAHHKRALQVLLETSSIELAKSLAERGVGIFFQSRLGLERELREGRLVHVPLDTPTTLYSELGVYVRAGRTLPSALDAFNRIAADAIESREDEESVALREWVARTQTAAAAASARS, from the coding sequence ATGCATATTCACGCCCGCTCCATTCGCTATTTCGACATGATTCGCCGTTGCGGCTCCATACGGGAAGCCGCACGCCATCTTCATGTGGCTTCGTCGGCAGTCAACCGCCAGTTGCTGCAGCTTGAGGACGAAATCGGCAGCCCGCTGTTCGAGCGCCTGAGCTCGGGCCTGCGGCTCACGGCCGCTGGCGAAGTGTTTTCGCGCCATGTGATCACGGTGCTGCAGGACGAGCACCGCCTCAGCACCGAGCTGGAGCTGCTGCGCGGCGTGCGCCGCGGCTCGGTCAGCGTGGCTGCCGTGGAAGGCCTGAACGCCGATCTGATGCCGGCCGTGCTCACGCAGATGCACAGGCGCTATCCCACGATTCAGATTCATGTGCGCACCTGCGGCTCCCAGCAGGCGGCACAGGCAGTGATTCAGGGCGATGCGGACGTGGGCATAGGCTTTTCGGTCAAGCGCCACGACAATCTGCGCCAGTGCACCATGGGTCGCTTTGCGCTGGGTGCCATCGTGCCGCCCAAACACCCGATTGCCCAGCTGGAGCGCGTGGACTTTGCGCAATGCGCGACCTTTCCGCTGATTCTTCCAACGCCCGAACTCTCGATGCATGACTTGCTGCAGCCCTTGCTGGCGCACCACAAACGTGCATTGCAGGTGTTGCTGGAAACCTCGTCCATCGAGCTGGCCAAGAGTCTGGCCGAACGCGGCGTGGGCATTTTTTTCCAGAGCCGCCTGGGACTGGAGCGCGAACTGCGCGAAGGCCGGCTGGTCCATGTGCCGCTGGATACCCCCACCACGCTGTATTCCGAACTCGGCGTCTATGTGCGTGCAGGACGCACGCTGCCATCGGCACTCGACGCCTTCAACCGCATCGCGGCCGATGCCATAGAAAGCCGCGAGGACGAGGAAAGCGTCGCCCTGCGTGAATGGGTGGCACGCACGCAGACCGCCGCTGCGGCGGCTTCCGCCAGGAGCTGA
- a CDS encoding isopenicillin N synthase family oxygenase: MSTSALPLIDISGLRSHDPVDQHLVAEQLRQACEQRGFFYITGHGIDPALISSLFAASQRFFDLPMTEKLAVDKKLSRCNRGYEPLRAQTLESGAPPDLKESFYAGAEVAANDARVLAGRFNTGPNQWPETLPDFRAVMQNYYQAAYGLGATIVRGLALSLGVPVSHFDGYLKEAAATLRLLHYPPQPANPEPGEKGCGEHTDFGGVTLLLQDEAGGLQVWDKDLGSWIDAPPVPGAFVVNIGDLFARWTNDRYVSTLHRVINVSGRERYSVPFFFTGNPLHKVECIPTCLDEGEQPRYPAVTVEQHQIECYRRTYG, encoded by the coding sequence GTGAGCACCTCTGCCCTCCCCCTCATCGACATCAGCGGCCTGCGCAGCCATGACCCTGTGGATCAGCACCTGGTGGCCGAGCAGCTGCGCCAGGCTTGCGAACAGCGCGGCTTCTTCTATATCACCGGCCATGGCATAGACCCGGCACTGATCAGCAGCCTGTTTGCCGCCAGCCAGCGCTTCTTTGACCTGCCCATGACCGAAAAGCTGGCCGTGGACAAAAAGCTCTCCCGCTGCAATCGCGGCTATGAGCCGCTGCGTGCCCAGACGCTGGAGAGCGGCGCACCGCCCGATCTCAAGGAAAGCTTCTACGCCGGCGCCGAGGTCGCAGCCAACGATGCACGCGTGCTGGCCGGCCGCTTCAATACCGGCCCCAACCAATGGCCCGAAACCCTGCCCGACTTCCGCGCCGTGATGCAGAACTACTACCAGGCCGCCTATGGCCTGGGCGCGACCATCGTGCGCGGCCTGGCCTTGTCGCTGGGCGTGCCGGTCAGCCACTTCGACGGCTACCTCAAGGAGGCCGCCGCGACTCTGCGCCTGCTGCACTACCCGCCCCAGCCTGCCAACCCTGAACCCGGCGAGAAAGGCTGCGGCGAGCACACGGACTTCGGCGGCGTGACCTTGCTGCTCCAGGACGAGGCCGGCGGCCTGCAGGTCTGGGACAAGGACCTTGGCAGCTGGATCGACGCGCCCCCCGTGCCCGGCGCCTTCGTCGTCAACATCGGCGATCTGTTCGCGCGCTGGACCAACGACCGCTATGTCTCCACCTTGCACCGGGTCATCAATGTCTCGGGGCGCGAACGCTATTCCGTACCCTTTTTCTTCACGGGCAACCCGCTGCACAAGGTGGAATGCATTCCCACCTGCCTGGACGAGGGCGAGCAGCCCAGATACCCGGCCGTGACGGTGGAACAGCACCAGATCGAATGCTACCGCCGCACCTACGGTTGA
- a CDS encoding ABC transporter permease, which yields MSALLQRHASLLVFLAVLLFWECACRLAHIPEYIFPAPSQIWRSAAEMGLQRWLEHVTATLQVALIGYALAIALAIPLAIAITRSQLLSKIIMPWLVVIQSTPIVAVAPIIVVTLGAGLLPRVVITTLIAFFPLVVSTALGLASVPAELVELSRSLRATTSRQYWQIRMPFAVPYVFSALKVSITLAIVGAVVAEFVAAEKGLGYLILFATSSFKVPVAFAALALLVLCSLLLYGGVQQLHKRLFPWSQSTPA from the coding sequence ATGTCTGCCCTCCTACAACGCCATGCTTCGCTGCTGGTTTTCCTCGCCGTCCTGCTGTTCTGGGAATGCGCCTGCCGGCTGGCGCATATCCCCGAATACATTTTTCCCGCTCCCAGCCAGATCTGGCGCTCTGCTGCCGAGATGGGGTTGCAGCGCTGGCTGGAGCATGTCACTGCCACCTTGCAGGTCGCGCTCATCGGCTATGCGCTGGCGATCGCACTGGCGATTCCGCTGGCCATCGCCATCACGCGCTCGCAGCTGCTGTCGAAAATCATCATGCCCTGGCTGGTGGTGATCCAGTCCACCCCCATCGTGGCCGTCGCCCCCATCATCGTCGTCACGCTGGGCGCCGGCCTGCTGCCCCGTGTGGTCATCACCACGCTGATTGCCTTTTTCCCGCTGGTGGTTTCCACCGCCCTGGGCCTGGCTTCGGTGCCGGCAGAGCTGGTGGAGCTGTCGCGTTCGCTGCGCGCCACCACCAGCCGCCAGTACTGGCAGATTCGCATGCCGTTTGCCGTGCCCTATGTGTTTTCGGCCCTCAAGGTCTCGATCACGCTGGCCATTGTGGGCGCCGTGGTCGCCGAGTTCGTGGCTGCGGAAAAAGGACTGGGCTATCTGATTCTGTTTGCCACCTCCTCCTTCAAGGTGCCCGTGGCCTTTGCCGCACTGGCACTGCTGGTGCTGTGCAGCCTGCTGCTCTATGGTGGCGTGCAGCAGCTGCACAAGCGCCTCTTTCCCTGGAGCCAGAGCACTCCCGCCTGA
- a CDS encoding alpha/beta fold hydrolase, which produces MTSSRNMVLIHGAWQGSWAFAAWTPLLQARGWKVLAVNLPGNDTAAEDDSCANLDGYTAHVLRVLESLDGPAVVVGHSGGGMTASQVAQAAPERVSALVYLAGMMLPSGMSYGDVIAQCRAADPGFDYQGIGPHLSWNEQRNASSVPLEAAMALFLHDCPPTAALKAASRLCVQPETGRSMVNRLSAERFGQVPRIYVECRQDRSVTLPLQQRMQQLTPGARRISLDCGHVPQLACPQALSDALLPVLNEIHSRPFMRLRMPLINV; this is translated from the coding sequence ATGACAAGCTCACGCAATATGGTGCTGATCCACGGGGCCTGGCAAGGCAGCTGGGCTTTTGCGGCCTGGACGCCGCTGCTGCAGGCCCGGGGCTGGAAGGTGCTTGCGGTCAATCTGCCGGGCAACGATACCGCCGCCGAAGACGACAGCTGTGCCAACCTCGACGGCTACACCGCCCATGTGCTGCGCGTGCTGGAGTCGTTGGACGGCCCTGCCGTGGTGGTCGGTCACAGCGGTGGCGGCATGACGGCATCTCAGGTCGCCCAGGCCGCCCCCGAGCGGGTCAGCGCCCTGGTCTATCTGGCCGGAATGATGCTGCCCAGCGGCATGAGCTATGGCGATGTGATCGCGCAATGCCGCGCCGCCGATCCGGGCTTTGACTACCAGGGCATAGGCCCGCATCTGTCCTGGAACGAGCAGCGCAATGCCAGCAGCGTGCCGCTGGAAGCCGCCATGGCCTTGTTCCTGCATGACTGCCCTCCGACCGCTGCGCTCAAGGCGGCCAGTCGTCTCTGCGTTCAGCCCGAGACGGGCCGGTCCATGGTGAACCGGCTCAGTGCCGAGCGATTTGGCCAGGTGCCACGCATCTATGTGGAATGTCGCCAGGACCGCTCCGTGACGCTGCCGCTGCAGCAACGCATGCAGCAGCTCACACCGGGCGCCAGGCGCATCAGCCTCGATTGCGGCCATGTGCCCCAGCTGGCCTGCCCTCAGGCCCTGAGCGACGCCTTGCTGCCGGTTCTCAATGAGATCCACTCAAGACCTTTCATGAGACTGCGCATGCCGCTCATCAATGTATAG
- a CDS encoding ABC transporter ATP-binding protein — protein sequence MQYVIDLNAVTQTFVSSDGSPVTALQGVDLHLRRHEFVSLIGPSGCGKSTILRLIAGLIRPSSGEVRIFDLPVTEPRDEIGIVFQKPTLLPWLSVLDNITFPMRHKYGHVEMKEEARAQQLLEMIGLRDFGHKRPHELSGGMQQRVAIARSLLHDPDILLMDEPFSALDALTRDEMSLELLRIWNERPKTVVFVTHSIQEALLLSDRIVVMSARPGRVADIIDVPLARPRSMATLADPVFTEMANEIRLQVFSKHPAHA from the coding sequence ATGCAATACGTAATCGATCTGAACGCGGTCACCCAGACCTTTGTCTCCAGCGATGGCAGCCCTGTCACGGCCCTGCAGGGCGTGGACCTGCATCTGCGCCGCCACGAATTCGTCTCGCTGATCGGCCCCTCGGGCTGCGGCAAGTCCACCATATTGCGCCTGATTGCGGGCCTGATCCGACCCAGCAGCGGCGAGGTACGCATCTTCGATCTGCCCGTGACCGAACCACGCGACGAGATCGGCATAGTGTTCCAGAAGCCCACGCTGCTGCCCTGGCTCTCGGTGCTGGACAACATCACCTTTCCCATGCGCCACAAATACGGCCATGTGGAAATGAAGGAAGAGGCCCGCGCCCAGCAGTTGCTGGAGATGATCGGCCTCAGGGACTTCGGCCACAAGCGGCCCCACGAGCTCTCGGGCGGCATGCAGCAGCGCGTCGCGATTGCACGCTCCTTGCTGCATGACCCGGACATCCTGCTGATGGACGAGCCTTTTTCGGCGCTGGACGCACTCACACGCGACGAAATGAGCCTGGAGCTGCTGCGCATCTGGAACGAGCGCCCCAAGACCGTGGTCTTTGTGACCCACTCCATCCAGGAGGCCTTGCTGCTGTCCGACCGCATCGTGGTCATGAGCGCCCGCCCGGGCCGGGTGGCCGACATCATCGATGTGCCGCTGGCACGCCCGCGCAGCATGGCCACCCTGGCCGACCCCGTGTTCACCGAAATGGCCAACGAGATTCGTCTCCAGGTCTTCAGCAAACACCCCGCACACGCCTGA
- a CDS encoding ABC transporter substrate-binding protein: MTRPTTFFKRPILAAMLVACGAAAQAADKLTVQLDWLPGGDKSFVYAGVQQGFFKDEGLDVKIVPGRGSADAVTKVASGSADVGFGGISALMMAAAEGRIPVKAVMSLYSKQPDALFTRADSKIRSLKDMEGKTVAMPTFSSSNALWPIVLQKNGVDASKIKVIKSDPATLAPMLAQGRVDATINWVTVAPAFGAVLKQAGKELSVLPWTQFGLDGYGWSVMANDKTIKERPEVLKRYVRALGKSLEFSIQNPQKAAESLKAQVPEADTAVVKAEFEASIPLLRNEISQRDGLGKFEPRLLAATWGWVAQSMSYDLKKVDPETLVDRRFLSQ, translated from the coding sequence ATGACGCGCCCCACTACTTTCTTCAAACGTCCCATCCTTGCCGCCATGCTCGTCGCCTGTGGCGCAGCGGCCCAGGCGGCCGACAAGCTCACGGTACAGCTCGACTGGCTGCCCGGGGGCGACAAGTCCTTTGTCTATGCTGGCGTGCAGCAGGGCTTTTTCAAGGACGAAGGCCTGGACGTGAAGATTGTTCCCGGCCGAGGCTCTGCCGATGCCGTGACCAAGGTGGCCTCGGGCTCTGCCGACGTGGGGTTTGGCGGCATCTCGGCGCTGATGATGGCCGCAGCCGAAGGCAGGATTCCCGTCAAGGCCGTGATGTCGCTGTATTCCAAACAGCCCGATGCGCTGTTCACGCGAGCCGACAGCAAGATCAGAAGCCTCAAGGACATGGAAGGCAAGACGGTGGCCATGCCCACCTTCTCCTCGTCGAATGCACTGTGGCCCATCGTGCTGCAGAAGAACGGAGTGGACGCCAGCAAGATCAAGGTCATCAAGTCGGACCCGGCCACGCTGGCTCCCATGCTGGCCCAGGGCCGCGTGGACGCGACCATCAACTGGGTGACCGTGGCTCCGGCCTTCGGCGCCGTGCTCAAGCAGGCCGGCAAGGAGCTGTCGGTCCTGCCCTGGACGCAGTTCGGTCTGGACGGCTATGGCTGGTCCGTCATGGCCAACGACAAGACCATCAAGGAACGCCCCGAAGTGCTCAAGCGCTATGTGCGGGCACTGGGCAAGTCGCTGGAGTTCTCCATCCAGAATCCGCAAAAGGCGGCCGAGTCGCTGAAGGCTCAGGTGCCCGAGGCCGACACTGCCGTGGTCAAGGCCGAATTTGAAGCCTCCATCCCGCTGCTCAGGAACGAGATCAGCCAGCGCGACGGCCTGGGCAAATTCGAGCCCCGGCTGCTGGCTGCCACCTGGGGCTGGGTGGCCCAGTCCATGAGTTACGACCTCAAGAAGGTCGACCCGGAAACACTGGTGGATCGCCGCTTTCTGAGCCAGTAA